In Nocardioides sp. JQ2195, a genomic segment contains:
- a CDS encoding VanZ family protein codes for MSDFGGTGAMLLGAAASAVVFGLLALALLRPLGWVSAFSMAGFLWAVTVIALVTLTPLTAVDLAIPEEARSTTCSFDVGGPAPDGFWIFQSGQRTLNTVLFIPAGALLVLSVARWRAGWVLTPLGLVGLAVYSAVIEKAQLELDRIDRACDVTDIVDNVTGAVFGVALGLVLIVIFRPWRHKHRKRQSRQPGRMP; via the coding sequence ATGAGTGATTTCGGTGGCACCGGCGCGATGCTGCTGGGCGCAGCTGCGTCGGCAGTGGTCTTCGGGCTGCTCGCCCTGGCGCTGCTCCGGCCCCTCGGCTGGGTGTCGGCCTTCTCGATGGCCGGCTTCCTCTGGGCAGTCACCGTGATCGCCCTGGTCACCCTCACCCCGTTGACGGCGGTCGACCTGGCGATTCCGGAGGAGGCGCGCAGCACCACCTGCTCCTTCGACGTCGGGGGACCGGCCCCTGACGGCTTCTGGATCTTCCAGTCCGGGCAACGCACCCTCAACACGGTGTTGTTCATCCCGGCTGGGGCGCTGCTGGTGCTGTCCGTGGCCCGGTGGCGGGCCGGATGGGTGCTCACGCCCTTGGGCCTGGTGGGGCTCGCGGTCTACTCCGCGGTGATCGAGAAGGCCCAGCTCGAGCTGGATCGCATCGACCGGGCCTGCGACGTGACCGACATCGTCGACAACGTCACGGGTGCCGTCTTCGGGGTGGCCCTGGGGCTGGTGCTGATCGTGATCTTCCGGCCGTGGCGCCACAAGCACCGCAAGCGCCAGAGCAGGCAGCCCGGCCGCATGCCCTAG
- a CDS encoding phage holin family protein has translation MKFVAWLLTNAVALSVAAWMLDGISFKGADWEAKLVPVALVSLILTIVTMFVAPVVKFLSFPFIILTIGLFLLVINAAMLLLTAWIADKADVGFHVDGFWNAFFGALIITLVGSLINAVILEDD, from the coding sequence GTGAAGTTCGTTGCCTGGCTCCTGACCAACGCGGTCGCACTCTCCGTGGCCGCGTGGATGCTCGACGGCATCAGCTTCAAGGGAGCCGACTGGGAGGCCAAGCTCGTCCCCGTGGCGCTGGTCTCCCTGATCCTCACGATCGTGACGATGTTCGTCGCGCCGGTGGTCAAGTTCCTCTCGTTCCCGTTCATCATCCTGACCATCGGCCTGTTCCTGCTGGTGATCAACGCCGCGATGCTCCTGCTGACTGCCTGGATCGCCGACAAGGCCGACGTGGGCTTCCACGTCGACGGCTTCTGGAACGCGTTCTTCGGCGCCTTGATCATCACCTTGGTCGGCAGCCTGATCAACGCCGTGATCCTCGAGGACGACTGA
- a CDS encoding HNH endonuclease signature motif containing protein — MFEIDAALHPYEVCDLGGAVLFDLISDTRDTEFRTDRRKVRLAYQLCVTNPAGPDVDPATWGDGLPGMAGDFDAVLGGEGTPLVAAFVTEDLAAATRKSRESAKQFLANTLDLHHRLPRTHARFEDLELELWKAFRLAEETHDLSLEAARWIDNHLHEGGSYSMAAMARAVKHGIAKFHPDKLEDDNGLPGKDDWDVEVDHDAGAEGTSTLHATGGSLDLAKFEGLVCDEATTLGRLGDTDTLGQRKAKALGVIADRQASLDLLGILDQDPPVHPETGEPVIPRKSYLKARLFVHLSLTDLATMCAASATVPGDLVEGPDSDTEQGEIGVVDTNMFGPATTTLIAGYLKQLGADARLTPVIDTTRQWAIDAHDPPQSMRDQVTERDPHCVHPYCGRSSKTCDLDHIVPYDDTGPPGQTNPENLAPLCRRHHLLKTHGGWRYQRNRDGTYTWTNQHGRTWLVTHTGTVELTQEL, encoded by the coding sequence ATGTTCGAAATCGACGCAGCACTGCACCCCTACGAGGTCTGTGACCTCGGCGGCGCCGTCCTGTTCGACCTCATCTCGGACACCCGCGACACCGAGTTCCGCACCGACCGCCGCAAGGTCAGGTTGGCCTACCAGCTCTGTGTCACCAACCCCGCCGGCCCGGACGTCGACCCCGCGACCTGGGGCGACGGACTGCCCGGCATGGCCGGAGACTTCGACGCCGTGTTGGGTGGCGAGGGCACCCCACTGGTGGCCGCGTTCGTGACCGAGGACCTCGCCGCAGCCACCAGGAAGTCCCGGGAATCTGCGAAGCAGTTCCTCGCCAACACCCTCGACCTGCACCACCGGCTGCCACGAACCCACGCCCGCTTCGAGGACCTCGAGCTGGAGCTGTGGAAAGCCTTCCGCCTCGCCGAGGAAACCCACGACCTCTCCCTGGAGGCAGCCCGGTGGATCGACAACCACCTCCACGAGGGTGGTTCGTACTCGATGGCCGCGATGGCCCGGGCCGTCAAGCACGGCATCGCGAAGTTCCACCCCGACAAGCTCGAGGACGACAACGGGCTCCCCGGCAAGGACGACTGGGACGTCGAGGTCGACCATGACGCGGGGGCTGAGGGCACCAGCACCCTGCACGCCACCGGCGGGTCGTTGGACCTGGCAAAGTTCGAAGGCCTCGTCTGTGATGAGGCGACCACCCTGGGACGCCTCGGCGACACCGACACGTTGGGCCAACGCAAGGCCAAGGCGTTGGGTGTGATCGCCGACCGGCAAGCATCGCTGGATCTGCTGGGGATCCTCGACCAGGACCCGCCGGTCCACCCGGAGACCGGGGAGCCGGTCATCCCGCGCAAGTCCTACCTCAAGGCCCGCCTGTTCGTGCACCTGTCCCTCACGGACCTGGCCACCATGTGCGCCGCCTCCGCGACTGTGCCCGGCGACCTCGTGGAGGGCCCCGACTCAGACACCGAGCAGGGTGAGATCGGGGTGGTGGACACGAACATGTTCGGCCCCGCCACCACCACCCTGATCGCCGGCTACCTGAAGCAGCTCGGAGCCGATGCCCGCCTCACACCGGTGATCGACACCACCAGGCAATGGGCCATCGACGCCCACGACCCGCCGCAGTCGATGCGGGACCAGGTCACCGAACGCGACCCCCACTGCGTGCACCCCTACTGCGGCAGGTCATCGAAGACCTGCGACCTCGACCACATCGTGCCCTATGACGACACCGGACCACCGGGGCAGACGAACCCGGAGAACCTGGCCCCCCTGTGCCGCCGACACCACCTGCTCAAAACCCACGGTGGATGGCGATACCAACGCAACCGCGACGGCACCTATACCTGGACCAACCAGCACGGCCGGACCTGGTTGGTCACCCACACCGGAACAGTCGAACTCACCCAAGAACTCTGA
- a CDS encoding low molecular weight protein-tyrosine-phosphatase yields the protein MSLPPPRTAGAYRIALVCLGNICRSPIADVVVNHRLHEAGLDALVSADSYGTAGWHIGNPMDPRSAATLDAVGHDSSSHRARQIDAASAATYDLVVAMDHDNARDLRALGVPDDRLRLFRDFDPTPGDGDVPDPYYGGDDGFSAVLELVERSADGLIAALEQEVVRT from the coding sequence ATGAGCCTGCCCCCTCCCCGCACCGCCGGCGCCTATCGCATCGCCCTGGTCTGCTTGGGCAACATCTGCCGATCGCCGATCGCCGACGTGGTGGTGAACCACCGACTCCACGAGGCAGGCCTCGACGCTCTGGTCTCGGCCGACAGCTACGGCACGGCCGGCTGGCACATCGGGAACCCGATGGATCCCCGGTCCGCGGCCACTCTCGATGCGGTCGGCCACGACTCGAGCAGCCACCGGGCGCGGCAGATCGACGCCGCGTCAGCCGCGACGTACGACCTGGTCGTGGCGATGGACCACGACAACGCCCGTGACCTGCGCGCGCTCGGTGTTCCCGATGACCGCCTGCGCCTCTTCCGTGACTTCGACCCGACCCCCGGCGACGGTGACGTCCCGGATCCCTACTACGGCGGTGACGACGGCTTCAGCGCCGTGCTCGAGCTGGTCGAGCGCAGCGCCGACGGTCTCATTGCCGCCCTCGAGCAGGAGGTGGTGCGCACATGA
- a CDS encoding response regulator transcription factor, protein MSTTAPKPHILVVDDDRAVRESLRRSLEFNGFMVSMAEDGAQALAGIGTLKPDAVVMDVMMPRLDGIETTKALRTAGNDVPILVLTARDAVGDRVDGLDAGADDYLTKPFALQELLARLRALLRRVVPQDEFIDETLTFSDLTLDLASREVRRGKRSIELTRTEFALLEMFMRRPKRVLERSFILEEVWGYDFPTTANSLEVYVGYVRRKTEAEGEPRLLHTVRGVGYVLKDSP, encoded by the coding sequence GTGAGCACCACTGCGCCCAAGCCCCACATCCTCGTCGTCGACGACGACCGAGCGGTTCGTGAGTCGCTCCGCCGTTCGCTGGAGTTCAACGGATTCATGGTGTCGATGGCCGAGGACGGCGCCCAGGCGCTGGCCGGCATCGGCACCCTCAAGCCCGACGCCGTGGTGATGGACGTGATGATGCCGCGGCTCGACGGCATCGAGACCACCAAGGCCCTGCGCACCGCTGGCAACGACGTGCCGATCCTGGTGCTCACCGCCCGTGACGCCGTCGGCGACCGTGTCGACGGCCTCGACGCCGGCGCCGACGACTACCTCACCAAGCCGTTCGCCCTGCAGGAGCTGCTGGCTCGGCTACGTGCGCTGCTGCGCCGAGTCGTGCCGCAGGACGAGTTCATCGACGAGACGCTGACCTTCTCCGACCTGACGCTGGACCTGGCCAGTCGCGAGGTGCGCCGCGGCAAGCGCTCGATCGAGCTCACCCGCACGGAGTTCGCCCTCCTGGAGATGTTCATGCGGCGACCCAAACGGGTCCTCGAGCGGTCGTTCATCCTCGAGGAGGTCTGGGGCTACGACTTCCCCACCACCGCCAACTCGCTCGAGGTCTACGTCGGCTACGTGCGGCGCAAGACCGAGGCCGAGGGTGAGCCCCGGCTGCTGCACACCGTGCGCGGCGTCGGCTACGTGCTGAAGGACTCGCCCTGA
- a CDS encoding fructosamine kinase family protein produces the protein MTRNSTTARKAEELLDVPVVATSPVAGGDICMATRLKLSDGRNALMKTHVHPPVGFFEAEARGLTWLSVDGGVPVPEVLAVDTDCLIIPFVETGKQTPDAAIEFGRALAGLHGATVDEFGAEKDGFIGRLPMRNATAGSWPEFYATRRVLPYLKLASDRGAISPADAGVVEGLVGRLTELLPEEPPARVHGDLWNGNVLWGTDGHVHVIDPAAYAGHREVDLAMLALFGLPHLPRVMDSYQEVTPLADGWEDRLGIHQVFPLLVHACMFGGGYGARAATIAARY, from the coding sequence ATGACTCGCAACTCCACGACCGCACGCAAGGCCGAGGAGCTGCTCGACGTCCCGGTCGTCGCCACCTCCCCCGTCGCGGGCGGCGACATCTGCATGGCGACCCGGCTCAAGCTCTCCGACGGGCGCAACGCCCTGATGAAGACCCACGTGCACCCGCCCGTCGGCTTCTTCGAGGCCGAGGCCCGCGGGCTCACCTGGCTGTCCGTTGACGGAGGGGTGCCCGTGCCCGAGGTGTTGGCCGTCGACACCGACTGCCTGATCATCCCCTTCGTCGAGACCGGGAAGCAGACTCCCGACGCCGCCATCGAGTTCGGTCGCGCCCTGGCCGGACTGCACGGTGCCACCGTCGACGAGTTCGGTGCCGAGAAGGACGGCTTCATCGGACGACTGCCGATGCGCAACGCCACCGCCGGCTCCTGGCCGGAGTTCTACGCCACGCGTCGCGTGCTGCCCTACCTGAAGCTGGCCAGCGATCGGGGCGCCATCAGCCCCGCTGACGCCGGCGTCGTCGAGGGCTTGGTCGGCCGGCTCACCGAGCTGCTCCCCGAGGAACCACCCGCCCGCGTGCACGGTGACCTGTGGAACGGCAACGTGCTGTGGGGCACCGACGGTCACGTGCACGTGATCGACCCCGCGGCGTACGCCGGTCACCGCGAGGTCGACCTGGCCATGCTGGCGCTCTTCGGGCTGCCTCACCTGCCCCGGGTGATGGACTCCTACCAGGAGGTCACCCCGCTGGCCGACGGCTGGGAGGACCGCCTCGGCATCCACCAGGTCTTCCCACTGCTGGTGCACGCCTGCATGTTCGGCGGCGGGTACGGCGCCCGCGCGGCCACGATTGCCGCACGCTACTGA